The following is a genomic window from Caproiciproducens sp. CPB-2.
CAAAATAGAAACAGCATGGAGTCCGGCTGAACTCCATGCTGTTTTCTATTTGGATGTTTTCATTCCCCCACGTCCGGAAGTGAGGGTTTTGATCAGGTCGAACACGTAATTGCTGCCCCGGCTGACGAGGATTCCCGTCAGGATGCTGCCGACAAGCGGAACCGAGGTTTTCATCCCCACCATGGCCAGCATGTCGACCCCGTAGGCGACGGAAACGAATACGCCCAGCAGGATGGAAAAGACCATTTCCCATTTCAGGACCCCTTTGACAAAGAACTGGTTGATATAGGTAATGACCCCTTCCACAATGACCGCCAGAAAAAACAAGCCGAAATACTCCATATGACCGCCCTCCTCATCTGACCGCCGCGGCGTGTTTCGCCGCAGCCCGATTTCCCTTTGCCTGTTCCAATTCTATGCGGGAAATCCGCCGTTCAATACAGAGTCCGAAAGTTTTGACTCCCGGTGAGGGACCATGCGGTCGGGAAGCGGACCTTCCGGTCAGGAAGCGCCTACGGTGATGTTCACAGGCAGTTATTCCTGGGGGAACTCCCTCCGTCGCGCCGGGCGCGCCGCCTCCCTCTAAGAGGGAGGCAGGGGGTTAGGCAATAAGCAGGCCGACAAAAAGGGCCCGCCGCCTGGCAGGCCCCTGATAATTTTATTCGCCGAACATATCCTTGATCTTATCGATAAAATTCTTACGCTTCTGATAGTTCTTTTCCTCAGCGACATTGTCGAACTCCTGCAGGATTTCCTTCTGCCGCTGGGTCAGGTTTTTCGGCACCTCAATCGTCATGCGCACGAACTGGTCGCCGCGCCCGTGCCCGCCGATCCGGGGGATGCCCTTGCCCTTCAGCTTAAATACGTCGCCGGGCTGTGTGCCCTCGCGCACATGGTAGCTGACGCGGCCGTCGATGGTCGGCACGACGACCTCCGCGCCGAGCGCCGCCTGGGTATAGGTAATCGGCACCTCGCACCAGATGTCGTTGCCGCGACGCTCAAAAATGGGATGGGGCCGCACATTGACATACACGCGCAGATCTCCGCCCGGGCCGCCGTTGGTTCCGGCGTTTCCCTGTCCGCTTACGCTGAGAATCTGCTCGTTGTCGATCCCGGCGGGGACGTTGACCTCAATCGTTTTCTGCCGGCGTATCCGTCCGGTCCCGCCGCAGGTTCCGCAGGGGTTGTCGATCACCTTTCCGGTCCCGCCGCAGCGGTCGCAGCTTCTGCTGGTCTGTACCACGCCGAACGGTGTGCGCTGGCTGATGCGCACTTGTCCCGTTCCGCCGCAGTTCGGGCAGGTTTTGGCGGAGGTCCCCTTCTTTGCGCCGGTGCCGCCGCAGTCGCTGCAGGTATCTATCTTCTGGTAGGATATATTTTTGCGGCAGCCCTTTGCCGCTTCCTCAAAGCTTATGTTTACCGTCGCCTCGGTGTCGCTGCCGCGCCGCGGCGCGTTTGGGCTGGCGGAACGGCCTCCAAAGCCGCCGCCGAAACCGCCGCCGAAAAAGCTGTTGAATATGTCGCCCAGATCAATGTCGCCGGTAAAGGGGCTTCCTCCGCCCGTACCGCCGCCGAAGTTGGGATCGACGCCCGCGTGGCCGAACTGGTCGTAGCGCGCTTTTTTATCCTTATCGGAAAGCACCTCGTATGCTTCGTTTACCTCTTTGAATTTTGCCTCGGCTGTCTTGTCCCCCGGGTTTAAATCCGGGTGATACTGCTTCGCAAGCTTACGGTAAGCCTTTTTGATCTCTTCGTCCGTGGCATTTTTCGGCACGCCCATTACTTCATAATAATCCCTTTTATCAGCCAAACCAAATCACTCCTAAAATAATGAAAAATGAATAAATGAAGGAGGAAGAGTCCCTTGGCGTTCCTTCAAAATGCATTTTATTGTTATTGCTGAAATTGCCGCTCAACCCATGATTGCCAGCTCCCCCAAACGAAGAGCTGGCCACCACAGTCATTCATCTTTCATGAATCGTTATTCATTGTAAAAAGCAAGCCGGAGATTACTTTTTGTTGTCGTCGTTTACATCCTTGTACTCCGCGTCGTACACGTTGCCGCCGTTCGCGTCCTGCGGCGGTACGGGCTGGCCGTCTGCCGGCTGCTGCGGCGCCGCATTCTTGTAGAGCTTTTCACTGACCGCGTACATCGCCTTCTGCAGTTCTTCCGACTTTGCCTTCATATCGTCGACATTGCCTGCGGAGATGGCCTCTTTCAGGGAAGCGACCTTTGCGTTCAGGTCGGTCTTGTCGGACTCGTCGATCTTGTCGCCGTTATCCTTGATCAGCTTTTCAACCGCGTAGCACATATTCTCGGCTTCGTTCTTCTGGTCGACTTCCTCACGGTGTTTCTTATCCTCCGCCGCGAATTTCTCGGCTTCCTGAACAGCCTTGTTGATGTCGTCCTTGCTCATGTTGGAGCTGGAGGAAATCGTGATCTTCTGCTCCTTGCCGGTGCCCATATCCTTGGCGGATACGTTGACGATACCGTTGGCGTCTATATCAAAGGTAACCTCGATCTGGGGGATTCCGCGCGGTGCCGGGGCAATGCCGTCCAGCTTGAACAGGCCGAGCTGCTTGTTGTCGCGGGCGAATTCGCGCTCGCCCTGCAGGACGTTGACCTCAACCTGGGTCTGGCCGTCCGCCGCGGTGGAGAAGATCTGGCTCTTCTTGGTCGGGATGGTGGTGTTGCGCTCGATGATCTTCGTCATGACGCCGCCCATGGTCTCTACGCCGAGGGACAGCGGAGTAACGTCCAGAAGCAACAGGCCTTCGACCTCGCCGCCCAGCACGCCGGCCTGAATCGCCGCGCCGATGGCGACGCACTCGTCCGGATTGATGCCCTTGAACGGGTCTTTTCCCGTAAAGCCCTTGACAGCGTCCTGCACGGCGGGGATTCTGGAGGAACCGCCGACCAGCAGGACCTTGTTGATCTGCTCGATCTTCAAGCCGGAATCGGAAAGCGCCTGGCGGACCGGGCCCATTGTCTTTTCCACAAGGTCCGCGGTCAGCTCGTTGAACTTCGCCCTGGTCAGGGTCAGGTCAAGGTGCTTCGGGCCGGAGGCGTCCGCCGTGATGAACGGCAGGTTGATGGAGCTGGAGGTCATGCCGGAAAGCTCGATCTTCGCTTTTTCGGCCGCTTCCTTCAGCCTCTGCATCGCCATCTTGTCGCCGGAAAGGTCGATGCCGGTTTCCGCCTTGAAGGAAGAAGTCATCCAGTCCATGACGCGCTTGTCGAAGTCGTCGCCGCCAAGGCGGTTGTTGCCCGCGGTGGCCAGAACCTCCTGCACGCCGTCGCCCATTTCAATAATGGAAACGTCGAATGTACCGCCGCCAAGGTCGTAAACCATGATCTTCTGGTCCTCGCCCTTGTCGATGCCGTAGGAAAGCGCGGCAGCCGTCGGTTCGTTGATGATACGCTTTACATCAAGCCCGGCAATCTTACCGGCGTCCTTTGTCGCCTGGCGCTGTGCGTCGGTAAAATACGCCGGGACGGTGATCACCGCGGAAGTGACCTTTTCTCCCAGATAGGCTTCCGCGTCGCCCTTCAGCTTCTGAAGGATCATTGCGGAAATTTCCTGGGGAGTATAGCTTTTCCCGTCGATATTGACCTTATAGTTGGAACCCATTTCTCTTTTTATGGAAGAGACGGTGCGGTCCGGATTGGTAATCGCCTGACGTTTCGCGACCTGACCGATCATACGCTCGCCCGTTTTTGAAAAAGCAACAACGGAAGGGGTGGTTCTGGCGCCTTCTGCGTTCGCAATGACGACCGGCTCGCCGCCCTCGATCACCGCAACGCAGGAATTGGTAGTGCCTAAGTCTATGCCTATTGTCTTTGACATACTGTTTACCTCCAAAAAAATAAGTTTAAAATTGAAGAATCAATCTATGAAGAATTTTGAAAATTACCTGAAATCAGCCAAATCAGTTCGCGACCTGCACCATCGCGTGGCGCACGATCTTATCCCCGATTTTGTATCCCTTCTGGAACACCTGCACGACGGTGTTTTCCCCGGCGTTTTCGTCCTCCACATGGGAAACCGCGTTGTGAAGATCCGGATTAAAGATTTCCCCGGCCTCTCCCATCTCGGTTACGCCGAGCTTTGCGAGCGCCCCTTTCAGCTGCACGCCGACCATTTCAACCCCCTTGCGAAGGTCCTCCACGGTGCAGTCCTGCTGCTTCAGCGCCCGTTCAAGGTTATCCGCCACGGGTAAAAACTCCGTGACCGCAGCGGCGGTCGCGTCGGCGTATACCGCCGTTTTTTCGCGTTCCGTCCGTTTGCGGTAGTTATCGTATTCCGCGGCCGTGCGGAGCAAAAGCTCTTTTTGCTTTTTCAGCTCCTCCTGTGCCTGTTCCAGCCGAGCCTGCGCGTCGTCCTTCGGTTTTTCCTGTCCGGCCGGATTTTCCGCCGCCGCAGCCTCCCCGGCGCGGGCTTTTTCCGCCTTAGAGGTTTCCTCCGGCTTGCCCGCAGAGGCTTTTTCGGGCGTTCCGGAAGCTTTCGCCTGCTTTTTATCCACTTGCTCTTTTTGGTTTTTTTCCAAAACAGTGACCCCTTTCTATTCCATATCCAATAGCTCCGTCAGCATTCTTCCGACGGAGCCGGAGAGATATTCAATATTGGAAATGACCTTCCCGTAATTCATGCGCGTAGGGCCGATAATGGCGATCGCGCCCGCGTCCCTGCCGCCGACCGAGTACCGGGAGACCACCACGCTGGATTCGCTCAGCTCGGGCCGTTTGCTTTCCTGACCGATCAGCACCTTCATGCTGTTGGTCTGCTGCATCAGAAGGCGGGAAAGCTCCTGCGGCCGGGAGAGGAAATCCATAATGCGGCGGATGCCCGCCTGCCCCAGCTCGTTGCAGAACAAAAGGTTCATTTCCCCGTCCAGGCAGACCCCCGTCTGCATGGTGTCCTGCGCCACGTCCAGCACCGCCATCAGCGCGTCGCTCATCAGCATCGTCATGTTTCCCAGGGACGCGGCAAGGGACTGGATGTACGCCGGCGTAATGGTGGAAACCGGCAACCCGACCAGCTTTTCGTTCAGCACCCTGAAAAACACGCGCAGGATTTCGGGGGTAATATCGAAATCGCAGTGGAAAACGCGGCTTTTCATGGTGCCCGCGGAGGTCATCAGAATGGCCATCGCGGTCCTTCGGCTGGTCTGCACAAACTGAATGGCGCGGATGTCCGCCGAGCTTCCGCTCGGCGTGGTGGAAACGGCCGCGAACCGGGTCATTCCCGCCAGCGCCCGCGCAACGCCGTCCAGCAGCTTTTCGGGGTCGTACGCGCTCGGCAGCAGCAGGCTGTCGATATAGCGCTGCTCTTCCCTGGAAACCGGATGCTTTTTCATCAGCGTGTCGATATAAACGCGGTAGCCCTTGTGGGAAGGAATCCTTCCCGCGGAGGTGTGCGGCTGCTCCAGCAGCCCCATTTCCGCAAGGTCGCTCATTTCATTGCGCACCGTCGCGGAGGACACGGTGAAATCAAGGGTGTCGCAAAGCGCCTTGGAACCCACCGGTTCGCCGGTCGCGACATATAAATCAACGACAGCCGCCAGAATTTTCTGTTTCCGTTCGCTTAACTCCAACCCTCTCACCTCGCCTTTTTATATTTTAGCACTCTAATAGTTCGAGTGCTAAATCTAATTAATAATTTACCATTACTTTACCCCATTGTCAATATAGTATTTGTAAACTCTTTGTGAAATCGTAAATTTCTGTTCTTTCGGCAGGCGGAGGACCGCCGCTTTCCATTTTTCAAGAGTTATGATAGAATAATTTCATATCAAACAACCCTGATTTTGATTGGAAATGGAGACACGATGGAACAGAATGCATTCGGCGGCAAATACGCCCGCCTGATCAAAGATCTGGAGCCGGACTGTGAAAAATGCAGCGGCCTGTGCTGTGTGGCGCTGTACTGCGCAAAAACGGACGGTTTTCCGGCCGATAAAGGCGCCGGAACGCCCTGCCAATATTTAGCGCCTGATTTCCGCTGCGGGATTCACGC
Proteins encoded in this region:
- the dnaJ gene encoding molecular chaperone DnaJ, yielding MADKRDYYEVMGVPKNATDEEIKKAYRKLAKQYHPDLNPGDKTAEAKFKEVNEAYEVLSDKDKKARYDQFGHAGVDPNFGGGTGGGSPFTGDIDLGDIFNSFFGGGFGGGFGGRSASPNAPRRGSDTEATVNISFEEAAKGCRKNISYQKIDTCSDCGGTGAKKGTSAKTCPNCGGTGQVRISQRTPFGVVQTSRSCDRCGGTGKVIDNPCGTCGGTGRIRRQKTIEVNVPAGIDNEQILSVSGQGNAGTNGGPGGDLRVYVNVRPHPIFERRGNDIWCEVPITYTQAALGAEVVVPTIDGRVSYHVREGTQPGDVFKLKGKGIPRIGGHGRGDQFVRMTIEVPKNLTQRQKEILQEFDNVAEEKNYQKRKNFIDKIKDMFGE
- the dnaK gene encoding molecular chaperone DnaK — encoded protein: MSKTIGIDLGTTNSCVAVIEGGEPVVIANAEGARTTPSVVAFSKTGERMIGQVAKRQAITNPDRTVSSIKREMGSNYKVNIDGKSYTPQEISAMILQKLKGDAEAYLGEKVTSAVITVPAYFTDAQRQATKDAGKIAGLDVKRIINEPTAAALSYGIDKGEDQKIMVYDLGGGTFDVSIIEMGDGVQEVLATAGNNRLGGDDFDKRVMDWMTSSFKAETGIDLSGDKMAMQRLKEAAEKAKIELSGMTSSSINLPFITADASGPKHLDLTLTRAKFNELTADLVEKTMGPVRQALSDSGLKIEQINKVLLVGGSSRIPAVQDAVKGFTGKDPFKGINPDECVAIGAAIQAGVLGGEVEGLLLLDVTPLSLGVETMGGVMTKIIERNTTIPTKKSQIFSTAADGQTQVEVNVLQGEREFARDNKQLGLFKLDGIAPAPRGIPQIEVTFDIDANGIVNVSAKDMGTGKEQKITISSSSNMSKDDINKAVQEAEKFAAEDKKHREEVDQKNEAENMCYAVEKLIKDNGDKIDESDKTDLNAKVASLKEAISAGNVDDMKAKSEELQKAMYAVSEKLYKNAAPQQPADGQPVPPQDANGGNVYDAEYKDVNDDNKK
- the grpE gene encoding nucleotide exchange factor GrpE, with the translated sequence MEKNQKEQVDKKQAKASGTPEKASAGKPEETSKAEKARAGEAAAAENPAGQEKPKDDAQARLEQAQEELKKQKELLLRTAAEYDNYRKRTEREKTAVYADATAAAVTEFLPVADNLERALKQQDCTVEDLRKGVEMVGVQLKGALAKLGVTEMGEAGEIFNPDLHNAVSHVEDENAGENTVVQVFQKGYKIGDKIVRHAMVQVAN
- the hrcA gene encoding heat-inducible transcriptional repressor HrcA, coding for MELSERKQKILAAVVDLYVATGEPVGSKALCDTLDFTVSSATVRNEMSDLAEMGLLEQPHTSAGRIPSHKGYRVYIDTLMKKHPVSREEQRYIDSLLLPSAYDPEKLLDGVARALAGMTRFAAVSTTPSGSSADIRAIQFVQTSRRTAMAILMTSAGTMKSRVFHCDFDITPEILRVFFRVLNEKLVGLPVSTITPAYIQSLAASLGNMTMLMSDALMAVLDVAQDTMQTGVCLDGEMNLLFCNELGQAGIRRIMDFLSRPQELSRLLMQQTNSMKVLIGQESKRPELSESSVVVSRYSVGGRDAGAIAIIGPTRMNYGKVISNIEYLSGSVGRMLTELLDME